A genome region from Nocardiopsis exhalans includes the following:
- a CDS encoding ATP-binding protein gives MPVSAPEVVRSEVTVPLTSFIQPYHSHYFSGQIDRPHFRQRDYSFPGIPELMPLTRLFLNTCVADCSDDYRYLFTLLGSELAGNAIRHSRSGLPGGFYDLQVRRSAQGMHLTCRDQGSVAPIKAGQFSPDSNGLNPEVEAGRGLAMVEAFATTWGDNGLPELRTVWFFLARDLDDNPWSQL, from the coding sequence GCGAGGTCACCGTGCCGCTGACCAGCTTCATCCAGCCTTACCACTCCCACTACTTCTCCGGGCAGATCGATCGCCCCCACTTCCGGCAGCGTGACTACAGCTTCCCCGGGATCCCGGAGCTGATGCCGCTGACCCGGCTGTTCCTGAACACCTGCGTGGCCGACTGTTCCGACGACTACCGGTACCTCTTCACCCTCCTGGGGTCCGAGCTGGCCGGGAACGCCATCCGGCACTCCCGGTCGGGGCTGCCCGGGGGCTTCTACGACCTCCAGGTCCGTCGCTCCGCTCAGGGGATGCACCTGACCTGCCGGGACCAGGGGAGTGTGGCGCCGATCAAGGCCGGTCAGTTCTCGCCGGACTCGAACGGGCTGAACCCGGAGGTCGAGGCGGGGCGCGGGCTGGCGATGGTCGAGGCCTTCGCGACCACCTGGGGAGACAACGGGCTGCCCGAGCTCCGCACCGTCTGGTTCTTCCTCGCACGGGACCTGGACGACAACCCCTGGTCGCAGCTCTGA